A genomic region of Pogoniulus pusillus isolate bPogPus1 chromosome 35, bPogPus1.pri, whole genome shotgun sequence contains the following coding sequences:
- the ZBTB34 gene encoding zinc finger and BTB domain-containing protein 34: MDSSSFIQFDVPEYSNTVLSQLNELRLQGKLCDIIVHIQGQPFRAHKAVLAASSPYFRDHSALSTMSGLSISVIKNPNVFEQLLSFCYTGRMSLQLKDVVSFLTAASFLQMQCVIDKCTQILESIHSKISVGDVDSVTVGAEETPENRNGVKDSSYFANPIEISPPYCSQVRQSTAGSDLRMETAPGKTLRSRLQEEGHSDRGSSGSISEYEIQIEGDHEQGDLIVRESQIAEVKVKMEKSDRPSCSDSSSLGDDGYHTEMVDGEQVVAVNVGSYGSVLQHVYSFTHASSQATGVSETFGSMSNTSPSRSMLSCFRGGRARQKRVSSGHLHSDVQGLVQGADSESMVSNPGYESSPRERNARGHWYPYNERLICIYCGKSFNQKGSLDRHMRLHMGITPFVCKYCGKKYTRKDQLEYHIRGHTDDKPFRCEICGKCFPFQGTLNQHLRKNHPGVTEVRNRVESPDRTEAFVEQKVDNDASVSEAMDSSMEIHAMSNTSD; encoded by the coding sequence ATGGACAGCAGCAGTTTCATTCAGTTTGATGTGCCCGAGTACAGCAACACTGTTCTGAGCCAGTTAAATGAACTCCGCTTGCAAGGAAAGCTATGTGACATAATCGTGCATATCCAGGGTCAGCCGTTTCGAGCCCACAAAGCTGTCCTAGCTGCCAGTTCTCCCTACTTCCGTGACCATTCAGCATTGAGTACCATGAGTGGCTTATCAATATCAGTTATTAAAAATCCCAATGTTTTTGaacagctgctttctttttgttACACTGGAAGGATGTCCCTACAGCTGAAGGATGTTGTTAGTTTTCTAACTGCAGCGAGCTTTCTACAGATGCAGTGCGTCATTGACAAATGCACACAGATACTGGAGAGCATTCATTCGAAGATCAGTGTTGGCGATGTTGACTCTGTCACTGTTGGTGCTGAAGAAACCCCAGAAAACCGCAATGGAGTTAAAGATAGCAGTTACTTTGCCAACCCCATCGAGATATCTCCCCCCTATTGCTCTCAGGTGCGACAGTCAACAGCAGGCAGCGATCTTAGGATGGAAACAGCTCCTGGGAAAACTCTCCGTAGTCGTCTGCAAGAAGAAGGGCATTCAGATCGAGGAAGCAGTGGGAGCATCTCTGAATATGAGATTCAGATTGAAGGTGATCATGAGCAAGGTGACCTGATAGTAAGGGAAAGTCAGATTGCAGAGGTGAAAGTTAAAATGGAGAAGTCTGACAGGCCAAGCTGCTCTGACAGCTCTTCCCTTGGCGATGATGGATATCATACGGAAATGGTGGATGGAGAGCAAGTGGTGGCAGTAAATGTTGGTTCCTATGGGTCTGTCTTACAGCATGTCTATTCGTTTACCCATGCCTCATCACAGGCTACAGGTGTGTCTGAAACCTTTGGAAGCATGAGCAATACAAGTCCTTCAAGGTCAATGCTGAGCTGTTTCAGAGGGGGTCGTGCACGCCAAAAACGGGTATCCAGCGGTCACTTGCACAGTGATGTTCAGGGCTTGGTGCAAGGGGCTGACAGTGAATCCATGGTGAGTAACCCAGGATATGAAAGTAGTCCACGGGAAAGAAATGCCAGAGGTCACTGGTATCCATACAACGAGAGGCTAATCTGTATTTACTGTGGGAAGTCTTTCAACCAGAAAGGGAGCCTCGATCGACACATGCGATTGCACATGGGAATAACTCCTTTCGTGTGCAAGTATTGTGGGAAGAAATACACCCGCAAGGACCAACTTGAGTATCATATTCGTGGGCACACAGATGACAAGCCCTTCCGCTGTGAGATCTGTggcaaatgttttcctttccagggTACACTGAACCAGCATTTGCGAAAAAATCACCCTGGGGTAACCGAAGTAAGAAACAGGGTAGAGTCTCCTGACAGAACAGAAGCGTTTGTGGAACAGAAAGTAGATAATGATGCTTCAGTTTCTGAAGCTATGGATTCTAGTATGGAAATTCATGCAATGTCTAACACATCTGATTAA